From a single Lewinella sp. LCG006 genomic region:
- a CDS encoding LytR/AlgR family response regulator transcription factor, with translation MNNETQPSSAYIFIRKQNILHRIHYDEIRYIQAEGNYCYFITSKGGKYTSKISLKQLVLSLPDDQFVRIHKSYVLNFYHLLKIDTKERLAYVGEAALPVGRTFLNQLTDRVLII, from the coding sequence ATGAACAACGAAACACAACCCTCCTCTGCTTATATTTTTATTCGGAAACAAAATATCCTACATCGAATCCATTATGATGAAATTAGGTATATCCAGGCAGAAGGAAATTATTGTTACTTCATCACGAGTAAAGGAGGAAAGTACACTAGTAAAATTTCGCTCAAGCAACTAGTGTTAAGCTTACCCGACGATCAGTTTGTGCGGATTCATAAAAGCTATGTCCTTAATTTTTATCATTTGTTAAAAATTGATACCAAAGAAAGGCTTGCTTACGTAGGAGAGGCGGCACTCCCTGTGGGGCGTACATTTTTGAATCAATTAACTGATCGGGTGCTGATTATTTAG
- a CDS encoding RluA family pseudouridine synthase, with amino-acid sequence MKHQNHPPVIKETKHWLAVNKPAGLNVEQLWDYPSVETQIKNYLQEQYSREPYLGVVHRIDRPVSGVLILAKKKSALRHLNQQFADRKVQKVYWAMCLGEPPEKEGALIHYLQKDQKNKCAVAFTEPRSGAVMAELQYRVVQTNANISCMEIRPLSGKFHQIRVQLASMGCPLLGDEKYGGPTGQQPNEIALHARQLTFIDPLTEQEEIVVAELPVGNPLWQSWGREDPV; translated from the coding sequence ATGAAGCATCAAAACCATCCCCCGGTTATCAAAGAAACCAAACATTGGCTAGCGGTAAACAAGCCAGCTGGATTAAATGTAGAGCAACTTTGGGATTACCCAAGTGTAGAAACCCAAATAAAAAATTACTTGCAAGAGCAGTATTCAAGGGAACCTTACCTGGGGGTAGTTCACAGAATAGACCGTCCGGTAAGTGGTGTGCTTATACTGGCTAAAAAGAAAAGTGCATTACGGCACCTCAACCAACAGTTTGCCGATAGAAAAGTACAGAAGGTCTATTGGGCCATGTGCCTGGGTGAACCTCCTGAGAAGGAAGGTGCATTGATTCATTACTTGCAAAAAGACCAGAAGAATAAATGTGCGGTTGCCTTTACCGAACCTCGTTCGGGGGCTGTTATGGCGGAATTACAATACCGAGTTGTTCAAACAAATGCCAATATTAGTTGCATGGAGATTCGTCCTCTGAGTGGGAAGTTTCACCAAATAAGGGTTCAATTGGCGAGTATGGGTTGTCCGCTGTTAGGTGATGAGAAATACGGAGGCCCGACGGGGCAGCAGCCTAATGAAATTGCCTTACATGCTCGTCAATTGACCTTCATAGATCCATTGACAGAACAAGAAGAAATCGTGGTGGCTGAACTGCCGGTTGGTAATCCGCTTTGGCAATCATGGGGAAGGGAAGATCCAGTTTAA
- a CDS encoding SGNH/GDSL hydrolase family protein, with the protein MRPKVLFFFLLILLQMSCGEQRSEAKNGREVISDRPWKLICLGGDWTVGVGLPPEEAYPALLAEQLSTLLPVKVVNAGIKGESVSGAADRVDWLLQQRLDALLIQYASKQSGPLLIKELQDWEKLLKKVRLAYPELPVIVATAGTASHDNAYLKSFEQLLKRVDAQWEIINVPHQEKEPKYWQGNGEYLSQEGQRILAEQLFPKVASLVTD; encoded by the coding sequence ATGCGACCCAAAGTGCTGTTTTTTTTCTTGCTTATACTCCTTCAGATGTCCTGTGGAGAACAGCGTAGTGAAGCAAAAAATGGTAGAGAAGTAATTTCGGACAGACCATGGAAATTAATCTGCCTGGGTGGGGATTGGACGGTTGGTGTTGGGTTGCCTCCTGAGGAAGCCTACCCGGCACTCCTGGCAGAACAATTGTCGACTTTGCTACCGGTGAAAGTTGTCAATGCAGGGATAAAAGGAGAATCTGTTAGCGGTGCTGCTGACCGGGTAGATTGGCTTTTGCAACAAAGATTGGACGCGCTTTTGATCCAGTATGCCAGCAAGCAGTCGGGGCCGTTATTGATCAAAGAGCTACAAGATTGGGAAAAGTTATTGAAAAAGGTGCGCCTGGCTTATCCCGAGCTGCCGGTTATCGTAGCTACAGCAGGTACCGCCAGTCATGATAATGCTTATCTCAAAAGCTTTGAACAACTCCTGAAACGAGTTGATGCCCAGTGGGAAATCATCAATGTACCTCATCAGGAGAAGGAACCAAAGTACTGGCAGGGCAATGGCGAGTACCTAAGCCAAGAAGGACAACGAATATTAGCCGAGCAGTTGTTTCCGAAGGTCGCCTCATTAGTGACGGATTAA
- a CDS encoding response regulator produces the protein MDNPTSILFAEDNPQDVRLLKYALSQLDSQVNLLHYPDGQELLAALPDLYAATVACVLVDLNMPFVNGFELITQLRANEDFRHVPIIVFTNTNSNEERLRCYESGANAYVPKPLEIEELVKVVKSIFDFWVSTNTRVI, from the coding sequence ATGGACAATCCCACTTCTATCCTCTTTGCCGAGGATAACCCTCAAGACGTACGTTTATTAAAATACGCACTTTCCCAACTTGACAGTCAAGTCAATCTTCTTCATTATCCCGATGGTCAGGAATTATTGGCGGCACTACCTGATTTGTATGCTGCAACAGTGGCTTGCGTATTGGTTGACTTGAATATGCCCTTTGTGAATGGCTTCGAACTCATCACTCAACTGCGGGCAAATGAAGATTTTCGCCATGTCCCTATCATCGTTTTCACGAATACCAATAGCAATGAAGAACGCTTGCGTTGCTATGAATCAGGGGCAAATGCTTATGTCCCCAAACCTCTGGAAATAGAAGAGCTGGTCAAAGTAGTGAAGAGTATCTTTGACTTTTGGGTAAGTACAAATACGAGGGTTATCTAG
- the queG gene encoding tRNA epoxyqueuosine(34) reductase QueG, with amino-acid sequence MQKDIPNKITAKQLIQEEAYRLGFSFMGVAKADFLEPEAKRLEDWLNQGKHGKMGYLENHFDKRVDPRKLVPGAKSVISLLYNYHNPATQNDPSAPKISQYAYGEDYHFVIKDKLKSLFQYIQENIGEIDGRVFVDSAPVMERDWALKAGNGWIGKHTLLIHPKAGSYFFLAELISDLDVPADAPMKDYCGTCRRCIDACPTDAIAPEGYLIDGSKCISYVTIELKEAIPEDFSGKMDNWMFGCDICQQVCPWNRFATKHKEPAFDPHPELLEMTQRDWQELTEETFRKVFKRSAVKRTKYAGLKRNISFLGDAR; translated from the coding sequence TTGCAAAAAGACATCCCTAATAAGATCACGGCAAAACAACTCATTCAGGAAGAAGCTTACCGCTTGGGATTCAGTTTTATGGGGGTAGCTAAGGCAGATTTCCTGGAACCAGAAGCTAAGCGGCTGGAAGATTGGCTGAATCAAGGGAAGCACGGAAAAATGGGGTATCTGGAAAACCACTTCGATAAAAGGGTTGACCCACGGAAATTGGTTCCAGGCGCAAAATCAGTCATTAGCCTTCTCTACAATTATCATAATCCTGCCACTCAAAATGATCCTTCTGCTCCGAAGATCAGCCAATATGCTTATGGGGAAGATTATCATTTTGTGATCAAAGACAAGTTGAAATCCCTGTTTCAGTACATCCAGGAAAATATTGGAGAGATTGATGGGCGGGTATTTGTAGATTCAGCGCCAGTAATGGAACGGGACTGGGCATTAAAAGCGGGTAATGGTTGGATAGGAAAACATACCTTGTTGATCCACCCTAAAGCAGGTTCTTATTTCTTTTTAGCAGAATTGATCAGCGATTTGGATGTACCTGCCGATGCTCCGATGAAGGATTATTGTGGAACTTGCCGCCGCTGTATTGATGCCTGCCCAACGGATGCGATTGCCCCCGAAGGCTATCTGATAGACGGGAGCAAATGCATTTCTTATGTGACCATTGAATTAAAAGAGGCTATTCCTGAAGATTTTAGCGGTAAAATGGACAATTGGATGTTTGGTTGTGACATTTGCCAACAAGTATGCCCCTGGAATCGCTTCGCCACTAAACACAAAGAGCCTGCCTTCGATCCTCATCCAGAACTTTTGGAAATGACGCAACGCGATTGGCAGGAGCTCACGGAAGAAACCTTCCGTAAAGTGTTCAAACGATCGGCGGTGAAGCGTACCAAATACGCTGGCCTGAAACGCAATATCTCCTTTCTGGGGGATGCTAGATAA
- a CDS encoding MopE-related protein, translating to MIRAITTLLVFLLLLCSSAVTAQSVAREWNEALLSAIRRDFARPTVHARNLFHTSIAMYDAWAVYDEEAETYFLGKTVDGFECPFTPPAMPSDIEAAREEAISYAAFRLLRHRFQNSPGAFLTLNNLNTLFADLGYNAGFTSVDYSTGSPAALGNYIAQQLIAFGMQDGSNEEFDYANQFYEPVNDPLIVEFPGNPDITDYNRWQPLTLSVFVDQSGNVFPGNTPSFLGPEWGAVAPFALDAEDLTIYERDGHSYYVYHDPGPPPSLETATGGGLSAEYQYTFGLVAAWSSHLSPDDGVIWDISPASIGNIAVEDYPTSIEGLHDFYDLVNGGDIGNGHALNPATGAPYEPQLVPRGDYARVLAEFWADGPQSETPPGHWFTILNTVSDDPNLVRKFGGKGEVLEPLEWEVKTYLALGGAMHDAAVTVWGIKGWYDYLRPVSAIRAMADLGQSTDPNLPSYHPGGIQLLDGLIALVNEGDPLAGSSGQHVGKIKLKAWRGPDFVTIPEIQDAGVGWILAENWWPYQRPTFVSPNFAGYISGHSTFSRAAAEIMTAVTGDPFFPGGVGRFEAPQNEFLVFEDGPSMDVTLEWATYRDASDQCSLSRIWGGIHPPVDDMPGRLIGIDIGTTAFALAESLFYKDEDADGFYSYEDCDDNNNTVYPGAPEICDGLDNNCNDDIDEGVLVTFYLDTDEDTYGDASQSIAACTAPVGYVMDNTDCDDADANEFPGQTWYLDRDGDSYGDGSTMVSCERPAFGYLPAELLALDTDCDDNDSQEFPGQVWYLDQDEDNYGDGTTVVSCERPNFGNLATELIAVDTDCDDNDAQAFPTQDWYIDADADGYGSGEVIMDSCERPSAAAYLASELTATSGDCDDTRNQVYPGAPEICDDLDNDCNNEIDEGLPLFVYYRDADSDGFGDGEDAIEICGELPAGYAANGDDCDDTNNNIYPNAPDIADNGIDEDCSGVDFFAEAKIFPNPFEEELTVHINQTGAVNIRIFDLSGRLVYRGTETVLDNRFYLSLSNLRQGVFMIRLETADGKELLLRRLIKM from the coding sequence ATGATAAGAGCAATTACCACCCTTCTCGTTTTTTTACTTCTGCTATGTTCTTCCGCAGTTACAGCTCAGTCTGTAGCGCGAGAGTGGAACGAAGCTTTGTTGAGTGCAATTCGTAGAGATTTTGCCCGGCCCACGGTGCACGCTCGAAATTTGTTTCATACATCTATTGCCATGTATGATGCTTGGGCAGTATACGATGAGGAGGCTGAAACGTATTTTCTGGGGAAGACGGTAGATGGTTTTGAATGCCCCTTCACACCGCCCGCCATGCCTAGTGATATTGAGGCTGCTCGGGAAGAAGCGATTAGTTATGCCGCTTTCCGCCTTTTGCGCCATCGGTTTCAAAATTCTCCGGGAGCATTTTTGACGCTCAATAACCTTAATACGCTTTTCGCTGATTTAGGCTATAATGCAGGCTTTACTTCCGTTGATTACAGTACAGGTTCTCCGGCAGCTTTGGGTAATTACATTGCCCAGCAATTGATTGCTTTCGGGATGCAGGATGGATCGAATGAGGAGTTTGACTACGCTAATCAATTTTATGAACCTGTCAACGATCCGCTGATCGTTGAATTTCCAGGTAATCCTGATATTACGGATTATAATCGTTGGCAACCACTCACTTTAAGTGTTTTTGTAGATCAGTCGGGAAATGTTTTTCCAGGAAATACCCCCTCGTTTTTAGGACCAGAGTGGGGCGCTGTTGCACCCTTCGCTCTTGATGCGGAGGATTTAACGATCTACGAAAGAGATGGCCACTCTTACTATGTGTACCACGATCCCGGACCTCCACCGAGTTTGGAGACGGCAACAGGAGGAGGCTTGTCAGCCGAATATCAGTATACCTTTGGTTTAGTAGCAGCCTGGTCTTCTCATCTTAGTCCTGATGATGGGGTAATCTGGGATATTTCCCCTGCTAGCATTGGAAACATTGCCGTCGAGGATTATCCAACAAGCATTGAGGGCCTGCATGATTTCTATGATCTCGTCAACGGTGGGGATATAGGAAATGGGCATGCACTCAACCCTGCAACGGGAGCACCTTATGAACCTCAATTGGTACCAAGAGGTGATTACGCCCGGGTATTGGCCGAATTCTGGGCAGATGGCCCCCAATCTGAAACCCCTCCTGGGCACTGGTTTACGATTCTTAATACGGTCAGTGACGATCCCAACTTGGTACGTAAATTTGGCGGTAAGGGCGAAGTGTTAGAGCCCTTAGAGTGGGAAGTGAAAACCTATCTAGCCCTCGGAGGAGCGATGCACGACGCGGCGGTAACTGTTTGGGGCATCAAAGGTTGGTACGATTATTTGCGGCCCGTTTCTGCTATTCGCGCAATGGCCGATTTGGGGCAAAGTACCGATCCTAATTTGCCTTCCTATCACCCTGGAGGAATACAATTACTCGATGGCTTGATTGCTTTGGTGAATGAAGGAGACCCGCTCGCTGGTAGCTCCGGACAGCATGTGGGTAAAATAAAACTTAAAGCTTGGCGAGGCCCTGATTTTGTGACCATCCCAGAAATACAGGATGCCGGCGTTGGTTGGATTTTGGCAGAGAACTGGTGGCCCTACCAAAGACCAACCTTTGTGTCTCCCAACTTTGCAGGGTATATTTCCGGGCATTCGACTTTTTCTCGAGCAGCTGCAGAGATTATGACTGCTGTCACTGGCGATCCGTTTTTCCCAGGTGGGGTAGGGCGTTTTGAGGCTCCTCAAAACGAGTTTTTGGTTTTTGAAGACGGCCCAAGTATGGATGTCACCCTCGAATGGGCAACCTACCGTGATGCCTCTGATCAGTGTAGCCTTTCCCGTATTTGGGGAGGAATTCACCCACCGGTAGATGATATGCCCGGTCGCTTAATTGGTATTGACATCGGAACGACAGCTTTTGCGCTCGCAGAATCGCTGTTTTACAAAGACGAAGATGCTGATGGATTCTACAGTTACGAAGACTGTGATGATAACAATAACACCGTATATCCTGGTGCCCCTGAAATTTGTGATGGTTTGGATAATAATTGTAATGATGATATTGACGAAGGGGTTTTGGTAACCTTCTATCTGGATACCGATGAGGACACTTATGGGGACGCCAGCCAAAGTATTGCGGCTTGCACTGCTCCGGTAGGGTACGTCATGGATAACACCGACTGTGATGACGCCGATGCCAATGAATTTCCTGGCCAAACCTGGTACCTCGATCGCGACGGTGATAGCTATGGTGATGGCAGTACAATGGTAAGCTGTGAGCGCCCCGCATTCGGATACCTTCCTGCTGAGCTATTGGCATTGGATACCGATTGTGATGACAACGATAGCCAGGAGTTTCCCGGTCAGGTGTGGTACCTGGATCAGGATGAAGACAATTACGGTGATGGTACAACAGTCGTCAGTTGTGAACGGCCTAACTTTGGCAACTTGGCCACAGAACTAATAGCCGTAGATACAGATTGTGATGACAATGATGCCCAGGCTTTCCCCACCCAGGATTGGTACATTGATGCTGATGCCGATGGTTATGGTAGTGGAGAAGTAATTATGGACAGTTGTGAAAGACCATCCGCAGCAGCTTACCTGGCCAGTGAATTGACCGCCACTTCTGGTGATTGTGATGATACACGCAACCAGGTGTACCCCGGTGCCCCGGAAATTTGTGATGATTTAGACAATGATTGTAACAACGAAATTGACGAAGGTTTACCCCTTTTCGTTTATTACCGAGATGCCGATAGTGATGGGTTTGGTGATGGTGAAGATGCGATTGAAATTTGTGGCGAATTACCTGCAGGTTATGCTGCAAACGGCGATGATTGCGATGATACCAACAACAACATTTATCCTAATGCCCCTGATATCGCAGACAATGGCATAGATGAAGATTGCTCTGGTGTTGACTTTTTTGCGGAAGCAAAAATCTTTCCTAATCCGTTTGAGGAGGAATTGACGGTTCACATCAATCAAACAGGGGCTGTTAATATCCGAATTTTTGACCTTAGTGGCCGTTTGGTTTACCGCGGCACAGAAACGGTGCTTGACAATAGGTTTTATCTCTCTTTAAGTAACCTTCGGCAGGGGGTATTCATGATTCGCCTGGAGACGGCTGACGGAAAGGAATTATTGTTGCGGCGGTTGATCAAAATGTAA
- a CDS encoding S1C family serine protease, with amino-acid sequence MQQWLKTILAGAVGGAIALAGVFFFYQYSPNNAVATELPVRQVNFAPGAAASPQMSVNPTFDFKAAAKKATPSVVHISAAGSTSKSSDSPLRFFFDEGSPFGGPSAATGSGVIYSSDGYIITNNHVVEKAETLTVTLNDNRKFTATVIGRDDKVDLAVIKIDAINLPTLELADSDQAEIGEWVLAVGNPLDLTSTVTAGIISAKGRSLELIPGRDAIESFLQTDAAVNPGNSGGALVDANGNLLGINTAIATRTGMFQGYSFAIPVNLVTRIADDIIEFGSFQRAFLGVSIYPLDADAALELGVDINQGVVIDELVDGGSAQYAGLLPRDIIIKVNNRTINGVPELTEMVGRSKVGDVLQLTIMRKGEEVELPVRMRAQ; translated from the coding sequence ATGCAACAATGGTTGAAAACAATCCTGGCTGGTGCCGTAGGTGGTGCCATTGCCCTGGCGGGCGTTTTTTTCTTTTACCAGTATTCGCCCAACAATGCAGTAGCTACGGAGCTGCCCGTTCGACAAGTGAATTTTGCTCCTGGAGCAGCGGCCTCCCCGCAAATGTCGGTCAACCCTACTTTTGATTTCAAAGCAGCCGCCAAAAAAGCCACCCCATCGGTCGTTCATATCTCTGCTGCCGGAAGTACGTCCAAATCTTCCGATAGCCCTTTACGTTTTTTCTTCGATGAAGGTAGTCCTTTCGGCGGGCCATCAGCGGCAACAGGCTCAGGGGTTATCTATTCTTCGGATGGGTATATCATTACCAATAACCATGTGGTTGAAAAAGCAGAGACCTTGACGGTTACCTTGAATGACAATCGAAAGTTTACTGCTACCGTTATTGGCCGGGATGATAAAGTAGACCTGGCGGTCATTAAAATCGATGCGATTAATCTACCTACGCTAGAATTAGCCGATTCAGACCAGGCCGAAATAGGGGAGTGGGTATTGGCTGTCGGAAATCCCCTGGATTTGACGAGCACCGTCACCGCAGGTATCATCAGTGCGAAAGGTCGTAGTCTGGAACTTATCCCGGGGAGAGACGCGATCGAGTCGTTTCTGCAAACGGATGCTGCCGTTAATCCAGGTAATAGTGGAGGCGCACTGGTTGATGCAAACGGAAATTTACTAGGTATCAATACCGCTATCGCTACGCGTACCGGAATGTTTCAAGGCTATTCTTTTGCTATTCCGGTCAATTTAGTGACCCGTATTGCGGATGATATTATAGAGTTTGGAAGCTTTCAACGTGCCTTTTTGGGAGTAAGTATTTATCCTTTAGATGCCGATGCTGCTTTAGAACTAGGTGTTGACATTAATCAGGGAGTGGTGATTGATGAGTTGGTAGATGGTGGCTCGGCGCAATATGCAGGTCTATTACCACGTGATATTATCATCAAAGTAAACAACCGTACCATTAATGGTGTACCGGAACTTACGGAAATGGTAGGGCGTTCTAAAGTAGGTGATGTATTACAACTGACCATCATGCGCAAGGGAGAAGAGGTGGAATTGCCCGTTCGTATGCGTGCCCAGTAG
- a CDS encoding NlpC/P60 family protein: MSRYSFLVFSFFLLTVGCGTPTIDPWPPALGDLVQGITSHFVPDRRVNRMEVEGMIKEDGKLYLTGETTLQKAKDSLLNALAAVNYQIVDSIKVLPAADLGDATYALSRHSVANLRSEKGHSQELATQVLLGTPLRVLKQDEEWFFVQCPDGYLAWLHGGELVRMTAAEMNEWKTANRVIFTAENGYSYQVAATEGRRVGDLVKGDILVSIDTEGKFTKVLYPDGREAYVLSEALASFASWLDKVSPSFSLTSEIAKAQLGKPYLWGGTSPKAMDCSGFTKTVYWQQGLIIPRDASQQVEAGQPVEYNENLKGLQAGDFLFFGRLREDGSQKITHVGIYLGDGAFIHSGSDNGANAIQQLLPDQPGYAPHRRESLLRAKRLKPETTGVQRVANHPWYW; this comes from the coding sequence ATGAGTCGTTACTCCTTTTTAGTCTTTTCTTTCTTTTTGCTGACAGTGGGGTGTGGAACCCCAACAATCGACCCGTGGCCGCCCGCCTTGGGGGATTTAGTGCAGGGAATCACCTCTCACTTCGTACCAGATCGACGAGTAAACCGAATGGAGGTGGAAGGAATGATCAAAGAAGACGGTAAACTTTATTTAACGGGAGAGACTACCTTACAAAAGGCAAAAGATAGCCTTCTCAATGCCCTGGCTGCCGTGAATTATCAGATTGTCGATAGCATTAAGGTGCTGCCAGCAGCAGATTTAGGTGATGCTACTTATGCCTTGAGCCGCCATTCAGTGGCCAATTTGCGTTCGGAAAAAGGGCATTCACAAGAATTAGCTACCCAAGTCTTGTTGGGTACACCATTGAGGGTATTGAAACAAGATGAAGAGTGGTTTTTTGTTCAGTGTCCGGATGGCTATCTCGCTTGGCTACATGGAGGTGAGTTGGTACGTATGACGGCTGCAGAGATGAATGAATGGAAAACTGCCAACCGCGTGATTTTTACTGCGGAAAATGGTTATAGCTACCAGGTTGCAGCTACCGAAGGTCGGCGAGTTGGTGATTTAGTGAAAGGTGATATCTTGGTAAGCATAGATACGGAAGGTAAGTTCACCAAAGTGCTTTATCCAGATGGTCGTGAAGCTTACGTCTTGAGTGAAGCGTTAGCGTCTTTTGCCAGTTGGTTAGATAAAGTATCTCCCTCTTTTTCGCTCACGTCTGAGATTGCCAAAGCCCAATTGGGTAAACCTTACTTGTGGGGAGGCACCAGCCCCAAAGCAATGGATTGTAGCGGTTTTACTAAAACGGTTTACTGGCAACAAGGGCTGATCATCCCTAGAGACGCCTCTCAACAAGTAGAGGCCGGCCAACCAGTAGAGTATAACGAAAACTTGAAAGGCCTCCAAGCGGGTGATTTTCTGTTTTTCGGTCGTTTGCGGGAAGATGGTTCGCAAAAAATCACCCACGTAGGGATTTACTTGGGGGATGGCGCTTTTATTCACAGTGGTTCCGATAATGGTGCTAATGCTATTCAGCAGTTATTGCCCGATCAACCTGGCTATGCTCCACACCGACGTGAAAGCCTGCTCCGTGCCAAACGCTTAAAGCCGGAAACCACTGGAGTGCAGCGCGTAGCTAATCATCCATGGTATTGGTGA
- a CDS encoding PorP/SprF family type IX secretion system membrane protein — MMVRRILLSLCVVLLFSAIGHTQDFHYSQFSNAPLQLNPGLTGVFAGETRVAASYRSQWNQVPVAYKTFTATADHKYTCGRPGPGFFASGIALNYDQAGASRLSMAQVNLYGSYTYPLNDQAFLTGGLTFGLGQRAFDTDDLRFDRQFDVLVGRYDANLSSNETFANQSHIFMDAGLGINFRWQELQSGSLIDLLEDRSKLDVGIGIHHLNRPDMSFIEDEKVNLPIRWSPYATGTIQVGDPLDVQLAMMAQFQNTYRQYLGTAGLKLHLNRDPGQQWSVLLGVGYRFDEFGDAWYPALEINYHEILSASLSYDINISDFNIATNRRGGLELNVRYLIKKVCPLPNFKFCPLI; from the coding sequence ATGATGGTAAGAAGAATACTCCTATCACTCTGTGTGGTATTGCTGTTCTCAGCAATTGGCCATACACAAGACTTTCACTATTCCCAATTCTCCAACGCTCCCCTCCAACTCAACCCTGGTTTAACTGGTGTCTTTGCAGGGGAAACCAGGGTTGCTGCCAGCTACCGCAGTCAGTGGAATCAAGTCCCCGTAGCCTATAAAACATTTACCGCCACGGCCGATCACAAATATACTTGTGGACGACCAGGCCCGGGGTTTTTCGCATCAGGTATTGCCCTTAATTATGACCAGGCTGGAGCTTCCAGGCTCTCGATGGCCCAGGTCAACCTTTACGGATCTTACACCTACCCCCTGAATGACCAGGCTTTCCTTACCGGTGGCCTTACCTTCGGCTTAGGTCAGCGTGCTTTTGATACCGATGACCTACGGTTTGACCGGCAGTTTGATGTACTCGTTGGAAGATATGATGCTAACTTGAGTAGCAACGAAACTTTTGCCAACCAAAGCCACATCTTTATGGATGCAGGCTTAGGCATCAATTTTCGCTGGCAAGAATTGCAGAGTGGTTCCCTGATCGATTTACTGGAGGACCGCTCAAAGCTTGATGTAGGAATTGGTATTCATCACCTCAATCGTCCTGACATGAGCTTCATTGAGGATGAGAAAGTAAACCTTCCCATCCGTTGGAGCCCTTACGCTACAGGTACCATACAGGTGGGCGATCCGCTGGATGTTCAGCTAGCAATGATGGCTCAGTTCCAAAACACCTACCGGCAGTACCTCGGCACTGCGGGATTAAAACTGCACCTCAATCGCGACCCAGGCCAGCAATGGTCTGTATTGTTAGGTGTAGGCTACCGCTTCGATGAATTTGGCGATGCCTGGTACCCTGCATTGGAGATCAACTACCATGAGATCCTTAGTGCCAGCCTTAGCTATGACATCAACATTTCCGATTTTAATATTGCCACCAATCGCCGTGGAGGACTGGAACTCAACGTTCGCTACCTCATAAAGAAGGTATGCCCATTACCCAACTTCAAGTTCTGTCCACTTATCTAA